From Hypanus sabinus isolate sHypSab1 unplaced genomic scaffold, sHypSab1.hap1 scaffold_2573, whole genome shotgun sequence:
acccctgacactccatccctctaactttcaccctcccacccctcattccccttccccctccctcatcaTCCTCCCCTCCTGACCCCTCCATCTCCTTCCATCTCTACACatcttcattttaaaatcttcttTATTAATTGAAGATTAACTGAAAAAAGACCCATTACTTCAATATGTCGTTATGTCCAATGAAGAATTCAGTTTGCAACTAACTGATGAACAAAGCTGAGCAATATTTCAGTAATGAGAAAAAATAGCGTTAAGAATGTttctttccttctgcctctctccccttttcccccaccaccactcactCCCCCCTCCACTGCAACcctttcctccccctcccaccctcccacacctcacccactcactccctcACCTTCCACTTCCCCTCTcgacccctcccaccctctcccaccTCACCCATTCACTCCCTCACCTTCCGCTTCCCCTCTCGCCCCCGcatcccctcctacccctcccaccctccaccacctcacccactcactccctcACCTTCCTCTTCCCCTCTCGCCCCCTCTCCATCCGCCCCCTCCACTCACTCCCTCACCTTCCTCTTCCCCTCTCGCCCCTGcatcccctcctacccctcccaccctcccccacctcacccactcactccctcACCTTCCTCTTCCCCTCTCGCCCCCTCTCCATACGCCCCCTCCCACTCACTCCCTCACCTTCCTTTTCCCCTCTCGCCCCCGCATCCCTTCgtacccctcccaccctctcccgcccttcccctcactccctcaccttcctcttcccctctcaccccctccccctccgctGCCACAGGCCCGCGATCTGGAGCGGCAGTTGCGGGAGTCCGAGTCGCGGCCCCCTCGGCGGAGGGGAGGCGTCGCTCTCGTCCGAGCTGGAGGGGCTGAGGGAGCGCGAGAGGTGCCTCCGGGAGGAACTGACCCGCCGGGAGACAGCGGGCAGGAGTGGGCGTCCCGTGAGTCCGGCCTCCGGCTCGAGCTCAGCGCCGCCCTCGGCCGGGAGCAGGGCCTCTCCGAGGCGCTGGGGCGGGCGCAGGAGGAGGGGCGGCAGGTCTCGGCCCGCTTGGCGGGGCTCCTCTCCGTTCTGCGGCAGGGGCTGGGGCTCCGAGCACCAGAAGGTGGGTGTGTCAGGGGACGgaaggaggttcactctgtgtctgaccccgggagtgtgagatgggacggtgtggagggagattcactctgtgtctgaccccgggagtgtgtgatgggacggtgtggagggagattcactctgtgtctgaccccgggagtgtgtgaagggacggtgtggagggagattcactctgtgtctgaccccgggagtgtgtgatgggacggtgtggagggagattcactctgtgtctgatcccgggagtgtgtgatgggacggtgtggggggagattcactctgtgtctgaccccgcgagtgtgtgatgggacggtgtggagggagattcactctgtgtctgatcccgggagtgtgtgatgggatggtgtggagggagattcactctgtgtctgaccccgggagtgtgtgttgggacggtgtggagggagattcaccctgtgtctgaccccgggagtgtgtgatgggacggtgtggagggagattcactctgtgtctgaccccgggagtgtgtgatgggacggtgtggagggagattcactctgtgtctgaccccgggagtgtgtggtgggacggtgaggagggagattcactctgtgtctgaccccgggagtgtgtgatgggacggtgtggagggagattcactctgtgtctgaccccgggagtgtgtgatgggacggtgtggagggagattcactctgtgtcagaccccgggagtgtgtgttgggacggtgtggagggagattcactctgtgtcagaccccgggagtgtgtgttgggacggtgtggagggagattcactctgtgtctgaccccgggagtgtgtgatgggacggtgtggagggagattcactctgtgtctgaccccgggagtgtgtgatgggacggtgtggagggagattcactctgtgtctgaccccgggagtgtgtggtgggacggtgaggagggagattcactctgtgtctgaccccgggagtgtgtgatgggacggtgtggagggagattcactctgtgtctgaccccgggagtgtgtgatgggacggtgtggagggagattcactctgtgtcagaccccgggagtgtgtgatgggacggtgtggagggagattcactctgtgtctgaccccgggagtgtgtgatgggacggtgtggagggagattcactctgtgtctgaccccgggagtgtgtgatgggacggtgtggagggagattcactctgtgtctgaccccgggagtgtgtgatgggacgctgtggagggagattcactctgtgtctgaccccgggggtgtgtgatgggacggtgtggagggagattcactctgtgtctgaccccgggggtgtgtgatgggacagtgtggagggagattcactctgtgtctgaccccggaggtgtgtgatgggacggtgtggagggagattcactctgtttctgaccccgggagtgtgtgatgggatggggtgagAGGAGGGGATTTTGGTGGAAGGAGAGAGCGAGCGGAAGCGGTATGGGCCAGCGATGCAAAGTGGCGTGAGGTAGGAGAGGGTTTCAAtgagcagagaaagagagaagggagtgggagggagaagataggagagggagacggggacagggaggggaagagggaggctggggagagagggaatggggaaaaGAGGAAAGGTTGAAGGGGCGAGGGATAGTGGAGGATTAGGACACGtgaggtggagagagaaggagaaggggtgagcgaagaggaaagagggaggggcaagggatagagagggggaagagagttgGAGAGAGGAGGTGAGCCTGACGAGGGAAAGAGGACAGTTCTGTGTTtttaccccctcccctccacgctCTGCCGCTGACTGGCCCCCTCCCCGGTCGTCGTTTCAGACGGGAGAGTGCCCCCGACGGAGCCCGCATTCTCGCGAGCCAAGGAGGAGGAGGCGGAGGTGGTGGAGGCTGCCCTGAGGGAGCTGATTGCGAGGGAGGACAGCGCGCGCACGGAGAAGGTGGGTGCCCGTGGACGGGGGCGGGGGGAGGAAGGGGCAGGGGTCGAGTTGTGACTGATATCTCTTTGTCTCTTCTCGCTATCTCACATCTTCctctccctgtctcaccctctgcacactctctcctCCTCTGCAGGAGTCTCTGGGGGTCGAGCTGAGAAGCCTGCACCTGCAGATCGAGGGTCTGGGCTCCGAGAGGCTGGGGACGGCGGGCCGACTCCGGAAACTACAGCACCGGGTGGCCGAGGCCGAGGAGGGTGAGcggggcaggggcaggggcaggggcaggggcaggggcagcTCAGTGTGTCGACGGGCCGGTGAGGGCTCGAGAGGTGCTGGAGGGAATgtggggggcagagagagagacggggaggtggaGGGTTAGAGACTAGGGGTAGGGTGGGGGGAGCGGCGGGAGAAATAGAGGGGGGCTAGGTCACAAGAACTGGGCTCTTCCCTGTCCACCCTTCatgcctctcccctctccctctcctctctctaacaccttctctccccctcccctctctctcctgttTCCCCGCTCTTtcatcactccctctctcccctcgctccccttccctctctcctccccactcacTCTTCCACACTCTCTAACCCctttctccaccccctccccctcactcctccTCTCTATCTCCTCTCTCTTTAACCTCCCTctaaaccccacactctcaccctctccccctctgcaacccttctctctcctctctctccccctccctctctctctctctccccctccttttcccctctctctctccttcccacactctctccgtctctccctccttctccctctccctcccctctccaggtCATCGACAGGCAACTGACCAGCTCTCGGCTCTCCAGGCCGCTCTACGTCTCCGTGAACAGACACTGTCCCACCAGGAGAGGGAGTGCGCGGCCCTACGTGAGACCGTGCGGCAACTCGAAGATTGTCTGCACCGCTCCCAGCGGGAATCGGAGGCTGCCAAGGTATGAAGGACTGAAGGTGTCACTGTTTACGTAGGGATTTAGTGGGGAgcgacactgtgactgtttacatagggatttaacagggagagacacagtgacTGTTTACATAGGGATTTTGGAGGGAGTGACACCATGATTGTTTACATTGGGATAGAGGAGGGactgacactgtgactgtttacaaaGGGATTTAACAGGGAGTGACGCCGTGTCTGTTTACATAGGGCTTTAGCAGGGAGTGACGCTGTAACTGTTTACATAGGGATTTAgtggggagtgacactgtgactgtttacataggGATTTAACAGGGAGTGACAccgtgactgtttacattgggatcgaggagggaatgacactgtgactgtttacattgggattttggagggagtgacactgtgactgtttacattgggatcgaggagggagtgacaccgtgactgtttacatagggattttggagggagtgacactgtgactgtttacattgggatcgaggagggagtgacactgtgactgtttacattgggatcgaggagggagtgacgctGTAACTGTTTACATAGGGATTTAgtggggagtgacactgtgactgtttacataggGATTTAACAGGGAGTGACACCGTGACTGTTTGCATAGGGATTTAGTGGGGAGTGACACCATGACTGTTTGCATAGGGATTTAGTGGGGAGTGACACCGTGACTGTTTACATAGGAATTTAGCAGGGAGTGACACTTTGACTGTTTACATAGGGATTTAGTGGGGAacgacactgtgactgtttacatatgGGTTTAACAGGGAGTGACACGGTATCTGTTTACATAGGGCTTTAGCAGGGAGTGATGCTGTAACTGTTTACATAGGGATTTAGTGGGGAgcgacactgtgactgtttacataagGATTTAATAGGCAGTGACACCGTGACTGTTAGATAGGGATTTACAAAGGAGTGACGCTGTGATAGTTTACATAGGGATTTAGTGGGGAGTGACGCCTTGACTGTTTACATAGGGATTTTGGAGGGAgagacactgtgactgtttacatagaGGTTTAttggggagtgacactgtgactgtttacataggGATTTAATAGGCAGTGACACCGTGACTGTTAGGGATTTACAAAGGAGTGAcgctgtgactgtttacattgggatcgaggagggagtgacactgtgactgtttagattgggatcgaggagggagtgacactgtgactgtttacattgggatcgaggagggagtgacactgtgactgtttacatagggattttggagggagtgacactgtgactgtttacatagggattttggagggagtgacactgtgactgtttacatagggattttggagggagtgacactgtgactgtttacattgggatcgaggagggagtgacactgtgactgtttacattgggatcgaggagggagtgacactgtgactgtttacttagggatcgaggagggagtgacactgtgactgtttacattgggatcgaggagggagtgacactgtgactgtttacattgggatcgaggagggagtgacactgtgactgtttacattgggatcgaggagggagtgacactgtgaccgtttacattgggatcgaggagggagtgacaatgtgactgtttacttagggatcgaggagggagtgacactgtgactgtttacattgggatcgcggagggagtgacactgtgactgtttacattgggatttaGTGGGGAgcgacactgtgactgtttacataagGATTTAATAGGCAGTGACACCGTGACTGTTAGATAGGGATTTACAAAGGAGTGATGCTGTGATAGTTTACATAGGGATTTAGTGGGGAGTGACGCCTTGACTGTTTACATAGGGATTTTGGAGGGAgagacactgtgactgtttacatagaGGTTTAttggggagtgacactgtgactgtttacataggGATTTAATAGGCAGTGACACCGTGACTGTTAGGGATTTACAAAGGAGTGAcgctgtgactgtttacattgggatcgaggagggagtgacactgtgactgtttagattgggatcgaggagggagtgacactgtgactgtttacattgggatcgaggagggagtgacactgtgactgtttacattgggatcgaggagggagtgacactgtgactgtttacattgggatcgaggagggagtgacactgtgattgtttacattgggatcgaggagggagtgacactgtgactgtttacattcggattttggagggagtgacactgtgactgtttacattgggatcgaggagggagtgacactgtgattgtttacattgggattttggagggagtgacactgtgactgtttacatagggattttggagggagtgacactgtgactgtttacattgggatcgaggagggagtgacactgtgactgtttacattgggatcgaggagggagtgacactgtgactgtttacttagggatcgaggagggagtgacactgactgtttacattgggatcgaggagggagtgacactgtgactgtttacattgggatcgaggagggagtgacactgtgactgtttacattgggatcgaggagggagtgacactgtgaccgtttacattgggatcgaggagggagtgacactgtgactgtttacattgggatcgaggagggagtgacaatgtgactgtttacttagggatcgaggagggagtgacactgtgactgtttacattgggatcgcggagggagtgacactgtgactgtttacattgggatcgaggagggagtgacactgtgactgtttacattgggatcgaggagggagtgacactgtgactgtttacattgggatcgaggagggagtgacactgtgactgtttacattgggatcgaggagggagtgacactgtgattgtttacattgggatcgaggagggagtgacactgactgtttacatagggatcgaggagggagtgacactgactgtttacattgggatcgaggagggagtgacaccgtGACTGTTTTGttagggatcgaggagggagtgacactgtgactgtttacatagggattttggagggagtgacactgtgactgtttacattgggatcgaggagggagtgacactgtgactgtttacattgggatcgaggagggagtgacaccatgactgtttacattgggatcgaggagggagtgacaccgtgactgtttacattgggatcgaggagggagtgacactgtgactgtttacattgggatcaaggagggagtgacactgtgactgtttacattgggatcgaggagggagtgacactgtgactgtttacaatgggatcgaggagggagtgactccctgactgtttacattgggatcgaggaggaagtgacactgtgactgtttacattgggatcgaggagggagtgacactgtgactgtttacattgggatcaaggagggagtgacactgtgactgtttacattgggattttggagggagtgacactgtgactgtttacattgggatcgaggagggagtgacactgtgactgtttacattgggatcgaggagggagtgacaccgtgactgtttacatagggatcgaggagggagtgacactgtgactgtttacatagggatcgaggagggagtgacactgtgactgtttagtTAGGGATCGAGGAGgcagtgacactgtgactgtttaccttgggatcgaggagggagtgacactgtgaccgtttacattgggatcgaggagggagtgacactgtgaccgtttacattgggatcgaggagggagtgacactgtgactgtttacattgggatcgaggagggagtgacactgtgactgtttacattgggatcgaggagggagtgacactgtgactgtttacattgggattttggagggagtgacactgtgaccgtttacattgggatcgaggagggagtgacactgtgaccgtttacattgggatcgaggagggagtgacactgtgaccgtTTACATTGGGattgaggagggagtgacactgtgaccgtttacattgggatcgaggagggagtgacactgtgaccgtttgcattgggatcgaggagggagtgacactgtgaccgtttacattgggatcgaggagggagtgacactgtgaccgtttacattgggatcgaggagggagtgacactgtgactgtttacattgggatcgaggagggagtgacactgtgaccgtttacattgggatcgaggagggagtgacactgtgaccgtTTACATAGGGGTTTAGTGGGGACTGACATTGTGACTGTTTACATAGGGATtttggagggagtgacactgtgactgtttacataggggtttagtggggagtgatactgtgactgtttacataagGATTTAATAGGCAGTGACACCATGACTGTTAGATAGGGATTTACATAGGAGTGACGCTGTGATAGTTTACATAGGGATTTAGTGGGGACTGACGCCTTGACTGTTTACATAGGGATtttggagggagtgacactgtgactgtttacatagaGGTTTAttggggagtgacactgtgactgtttacataggGATTTAATAGGCAGTGACACCGTGACTGTTAGATAGGGATTTACAAAGGAGTGACGCTGTGaatgtttacattgggatcgaggagggagtgacaatgtgactgtttacattgggatcgagaagggagtgacactgtgactgtttacattgggatcgaggagggagtgacactgtgactgtttacataggGATCGAAGAGGGAGTGACACTGACTGTTTACttagggatcgaggagggagtgacactgtgactgtttacattgggatcgaggagggagtgacgctGTAACTGTTTACATAGGGATTTAgtggggagtgacactgtgactgtttacataggGATTTAACAGGGAGTGACACCGTGACTGTTTGCATAGGGATTTAGTGGGGAGTGACACCATGACTGTTTGCATAGGGATTTAGTGGGGAGTGACACCGTGACTGTTTACATAGGAATTTAGCAGGGAGTGACACTTTGACTGTTTACATAGGGATTTAGTGGGGAgcgacactgtgactgtttacataagGATTTAATAGGCAGTGACACCGTGACTGTTAGATAGGGATTTACAAAGGAGTGACGCTGTGATAGTTTACATAGGGATTTAGTGGGGAGTGACGCCTTGACTGTTTACATAGGGATTTTGGAGGGAgagacactgtgactgtttacatagaGGTTTAttggggagtgacactgtgactgtttacataggGATTTAATAGGCAGTGACACCGTGACTGTTAGGGATTTACAAAGGAGTGAcgctgtgactgtttacattgggatcgaggagggagtgacactgtgactgtttagattgggatcgaggagggagtgacactgtgactgtttacattgggatcgaggagggagtgacactgtgactgtttacatagggattttggagggagtgacactgtgactgtttacatagggattttggagggagtgacactgtgactgtttacatagggattttggagggagtgacactgtgactgtttacattgggatcgaggagggagtgacactgtgactgtttacattgggatcgaggagggagtgacactgtgactgtttacttagggatcgaggagggagtgacactgtgactgtttacattgggatcgaggagggagtgacactgtgactgtttacattgggatcgaggagggagtgacactgtgactgtttacattgggatcgaggagggagtgacactgtgaccgtttacattgggatcgaggagggagtgacaatgtgactgtttacttagggatcgaggagggagtgacactgtgactgtttacattgggatcgcggagggagtgacactgtgactgtttacattgggatttaGTGGGGAgcgacactgtgactgtttacataagGATTTAATAGGCAGTGACACCGTGACTGTTAGATAGGGATTTACAAAGGAGTGATGCTGTGATAGTTTACATAGGGATTTAGTGGGGAGTGACGCCTTGACTGTTTACATAGGGATTTTGGAGGGAgagacactgtgactgtttacatagaGGTTTAttggggagtgacactgtgactgtttacataggGATTTAATAGGCAGTGACACCGTGACTGTTAGGGATTTACAAAGGAGTGAcgctgtgactgtttacattgggatcgaggagggagtgacactgtgactgtttagattgggatcgaggagggagtgacactgtgactgtttacattgggatcgaggagggagtgacactgtgactgtttacattgggatcgaggagggagtgacactgtgactgtttacattgggatcgaggagggagtgacactgtgattgtttacattgggatcgaggagggagtgacactgtgactgtttacattcggattttggagggagtgacactgtgactgtttacattgggatcgaggagggagtgacactgtgactgtttacattgggatcgaggagggagtgacactgtgactgtttacatagggattttggagggagtgacactgtgactgtttacattgggatcgaggagggagtgacactgtgactgtttacattgggatcgaggagggagtgacactgtgactgtttacttagggatcgaggagggagtgacactgactgtttacattgggatcgaggagggagtgacactgtgactgtttacattgggatcgaggagggagtgacactgtgactgtttacattgggatcgaggagggagtgacactgtgaccgtttacattgggatcgaggagggagtgacactgtgactgtttacattgggatcgaggagggagtgacaatgtgactgtttacttagggatcgaggagggagtgacactgtgactgtttacattgggatcgcggagggagtgacactgtgactgtttacattgggatcgaggagggagtgacactgtgactgtttacattgggatcgaggagggagtgacactgtgactgtttacattgggatcgaggagggagtgacactgtgactgtttacattgggatcgaggagggagtgacactgtgattgtttacattgggatcgaggagggagtgacactgactgtttacatagggatcgaggagggagtgacactgactgtttacattgggatcgaggagggagtgacaccgtGACTGTTTTGttagggatcgaggagggagtgacactgtgactgtttacatagggattttggagggagtgacactgtgactgtttacattgggatcgaggagggagtgacactgtgactgtttacattgggatcgaggagggagtgacaccatgactgtttacattgggatcgaggagggagtgacaccgtgactgtttacattgggatcgaggagggagtgacactgtgactgtttacattgggatcaaggagggagtgacactgtgactgtttacattgggatcgaggagggagtgacactgtgactgtttacaatgggatcgaggagggagtgactccctgactgtttacattgggatcgaggaggaagtgacactgtgactgtttacattgggatcgaggagggagtgacactgtgactgtttacattgggatcaaggagggagtgacactgtgactgtttacattgggattttggagggagtgacactgtgactgtttacattgggatcgaggagggagtgacactgtgactgttta
This genomic window contains:
- the LOC132388038 gene encoding rootletin-like; its protein translation is MEAACESAQDKARDLERQLRESESRPPRRRGGVALVRAGGAEGAREVPPGGTDPPGDSGQEWASRESGLRLELSAALGREQGLSEALGRAQEEGRQVSARLAGLLSVLRQGLGLRAPEDGRVPPTEPAFSRAKEEEAEVVEAALRELIAREDSARTEKESLGVELRSLHLQIEGLGSERLGTAGRLRKLQHRVAEAEEGHRQATDQLSALQAALRLREQTLSHQERECAALRETVRQLEDCLHRSQRESEAAKEEARRARAMAEQAEAEERRHRRQAEASRAELATSGLSLEAELSRARSQLTEREAEARHLCQELRDLQLRSPRPNPVPGRDCHGRVLLPGGGGPGPASVGKRGFQGAACCQGFISVAKGWPIARLQSPPFNRPVLLLGTGPRPPPLPGQQSSR